The following proteins come from a genomic window of Nitrosopumilaceae archaeon AB1(1):
- a CDS encoding PEFG-CTERM sorting domain-containing protein: protein MIQYLLLLFIPLTVSAYADSDYVNSDKLELALVLDESLGHFWAIELNLDESNTELALVHAAHPISELYPIMKPYLVAANPQLDDAMRTTLINISSQIGKDTTLLDAQDAINDGRDIINRVRDALIGDLSDDAHFKLKVVESLLRTSMVEYNEAYEDGIIVEVAEFQDGSAFVWRSEQIINTISPDEYDAHELEEILEYLEISRELMNDISTPEMVEASLFRVIYEITGHESSSDNLDEYFENIYELLDDVVKYHEINPDLAVKAAAVAYIDNYEFIEGPLDSVDSILMEDIEKLLRKDLRSLLKENAPKDEIIINVDTIISKLNYAQTLLESAETIQEYATLSPKEQYQSGVTSRDVLCNHDLILIIRSNDLPACVTESSAQILVERQLASMP from the coding sequence TTGATACAATATCTTTTGCTATTATTCATACCATTGACAGTCAGTGCGTATGCTGATTCCGATTATGTCAACTCTGACAAATTAGAGTTAGCCCTTGTCTTGGATGAATCCCTTGGACACTTTTGGGCAATAGAGTTGAATCTAGATGAATCTAATACTGAACTTGCCCTTGTTCATGCTGCTCACCCTATATCTGAATTATACCCCATCATGAAACCGTATTTGGTAGCAGCAAATCCTCAACTTGATGATGCCATGCGTACAACATTGATTAATATTTCATCACAGATAGGCAAAGACACTACTCTGCTAGACGCACAAGATGCGATAAATGATGGACGTGACATCATTAATAGAGTTAGAGATGCCCTGATCGGTGATTTATCAGATGACGCTCATTTCAAATTAAAAGTGGTAGAGTCTCTTTTGCGTACTAGTATGGTAGAGTATAATGAGGCATATGAGGATGGCATTATAGTTGAGGTTGCAGAATTTCAAGACGGTAGTGCTTTTGTTTGGCGCTCTGAACAAATTATCAATACCATATCCCCTGATGAATATGACGCACATGAATTAGAAGAAATTCTAGAGTATCTAGAGATATCCAGAGAATTAATGAATGATATATCTACACCTGAAATGGTAGAGGCGTCTCTATTTAGAGTGATTTATGAAATTACTGGTCACGAATCTTCAAGTGATAATCTAGATGAATACTTTGAAAACATTTACGAATTATTAGACGATGTTGTAAAGTATCATGAAATAAATCCTGATCTTGCTGTAAAGGCTGCCGCTGTTGCATATATTGACAATTATGAATTCATTGAAGGTCCACTAGACTCTGTTGATTCTATATTAATGGAGGATATTGAAAAATTATTACGCAAAGATTTGAGATCCCTGTTGAAAGAGAATGCTCCAAAAGATGAAATCATTATTAATGTTGATACCATTATATCTAAATTAAATTATGCTCAAACTCTTTTAGAATCTGCTGAAACTATTCAAGAGTATGCTACACTCTCTCCAAAAGAGCAGTATCAGTCTGGTGTGACAAGTAGAGATGTTTTGTGTAATCATGACTTGATTTTAATAATACGCTCCAATGATTTACCTGCATGTGTAACTGAATCTAGTGCACAAATCCTTGTAGAGCGTCAACTTGCAAGTATGCCCTAA
- the ilvB gene encoding biosynthetic-type acetolactate synthase large subunit, producing MVDMSGAEALMHSLKNEGVNEVFGLPGGANLPMYDELYKSDIRHILVRHEQSASHMADGYGRVSRRPGVCFATSGPGATNILTGIATAQADSAPMVAITGQVPVEMIGKDAFQESDIIGMANPCVKYSYQPRDPSLIPQVVKNGFYIAKSGRPGPVLIDIPKDVQQNVAPMTFPKNHNVRGYNPWIKADPKDIESAANLLLSANKPIILAGGGVIISQAFAELSSIAEMLVIPVVTTFKGKGSFSENHPLSLGPIGMHGHAEANKIMTEADCVLAIGTRFSDRSVGTFEEFERDLSIIHMDVNPAEIGKNQTASVAIVGDVKDSLQSLAKVLAVKVVKRQETEWLKHVQETREYWHENLKIHPGEMSSHHILHKLRDVLPPNSLVTTEVGQHQMWASLFFDVISPGTFFSSTGLGTMGWGFPAAIGAKVARPDVPVVDIAGDGSFNMTENSLATAVLEDIPVIVFLINNYSLGMVAQWQRTFYDRRMIGVDQKHCPDYVKLAQSYGAHAIRAESLDEIERALKDALSSDVATVIDIPIDPEEDVLPFVAPGTSLKDMILPS from the coding sequence ATGGTAGATATGTCTGGCGCAGAAGCGTTGATGCACTCATTAAAGAATGAAGGTGTAAATGAAGTATTTGGACTTCCTGGAGGAGCTAATCTTCCAATGTATGATGAATTATACAAATCTGATATTCGTCACATTCTTGTAAGACATGAACAGTCTGCATCTCACATGGCAGATGGATATGGTCGTGTAAGTAGAAGACCAGGTGTCTGTTTTGCTACCTCTGGTCCCGGTGCCACAAATATTCTAACTGGAATTGCAACAGCACAGGCAGACTCTGCACCAATGGTGGCAATCACAGGTCAGGTACCAGTAGAGATGATAGGAAAAGACGCATTTCAAGAAAGTGATATAATTGGAATGGCAAACCCCTGTGTAAAATACTCTTACCAACCCCGTGATCCTTCTTTGATACCCCAAGTTGTAAAGAATGGATTTTACATTGCCAAATCAGGCAGACCCGGCCCTGTATTAATTGACATACCAAAAGATGTACAACAAAATGTCGCACCAATGACATTTCCAAAAAATCACAATGTCAGGGGATATAATCCATGGATAAAGGCAGATCCTAAAGATATTGAATCTGCTGCCAATCTACTATTATCTGCAAATAAACCAATAATCCTTGCTGGCGGTGGCGTAATCATATCTCAGGCCTTTGCAGAACTCTCCTCAATTGCAGAGATGCTTGTCATACCTGTGGTGACCACATTCAAAGGTAAGGGTTCGTTCTCAGAGAACCATCCACTCTCTCTTGGTCCAATTGGTATGCATGGACATGCAGAGGCGAATAAAATCATGACCGAAGCTGATTGTGTACTTGCCATTGGCACTAGATTCTCTGATCGTTCTGTTGGAACGTTTGAAGAGTTTGAGCGAGATCTTAGTATAATTCACATGGATGTAAATCCTGCTGAAATTGGGAAAAATCAAACAGCGTCTGTTGCCATAGTGGGAGACGTTAAGGATTCTCTACAATCCTTAGCAAAGGTACTGGCTGTCAAAGTAGTAAAAAGACAAGAGACTGAATGGCTCAAACATGTGCAAGAGACAAGAGAGTATTGGCATGAGAATCTAAAGATTCATCCCGGTGAGATGAGCTCACATCATATTTTACACAAACTTCGTGATGTTTTGCCCCCCAATTCTCTAGTTACCACCGAAGTGGGTCAACATCAAATGTGGGCATCGTTATTCTTTGATGTTATATCTCCAGGTACATTTTTCAGCTCTACTGGTCTTGGCACCATGGGTTGGGGATTTCCTGCGGCCATCGGTGCCAAAGTTGCAAGACCAGATGTTCCAGTGGTAGATATTGCCGGCGATGGAAGTTTTAACATGACTGAAAATTCTCTTGCAACTGCTGTACTAGAGGATATTCCGGTAATAGTATTTTTGATAAATAATTATAGTTTGGGCATGGTCGCACAATGGCAACGAACATTTTATGATAGAAGAATGATTGGTGTGGATCAAAAACATTGTCCAGATTATGTCAAACTTGCACAGTCCTATGGAGCTCATGCAATACGTGCCGAATCACTCGATGAGATAGAGAGGGCACTGAAAGATGCACTTAGTAGTGATGTGGCAACTGTAATTGACATTCCAATTGATCCCGAAGAAGACGTTTTACCCTTTGTTGCCCCCGGAACATCCCTTAAGGATATGATCTTACCGTCGTGA
- the ilvN gene encoding acetolactate synthase small subunit: MWSILSILVENKPGILFKITHMFRSRNFNIDSISVGVTDDPNLSRMTITTYSDEKQTKQIVKQLDKMIDVLEVEQLDEQRTFYRELAIFKIHISDANASMEINKLAMTYGGKVHNVRSKSVIVELTATPHQINSFEDIVRPFGIINSARTGVAAVERSTS, from the coding sequence TTGTGGTCAATTTTATCTATTCTAGTTGAAAACAAACCGGGAATTCTCTTCAAAATAACACACATGTTTCGCTCAAGAAATTTCAACATAGACAGTATATCTGTAGGGGTCACAGATGATCCTAATCTGTCTAGAATGACTATAACTACCTATTCTGATGAGAAACAGACAAAGCAGATTGTAAAACAGTTGGATAAAATGATTGATGTATTAGAAGTTGAGCAACTAGATGAACAACGAACATTTTATCGTGAATTGGCAATATTTAAAATTCATATATCAGATGCTAACGCTAGTATGGAGATCAATAAATTGGCAATGACATATGGTGGTAAAGTGCACAACGTTCGCAGCAAATCTGTTATAGTAGAGCTGACTGCAACCCCACATCAGATAAACTCGTTTGAGGATATTGTACGTCCATTTGGAATAATAAATAGTGCTAGAACAGGTGTGGCCGCCGTGGAGAGAAGTACAAGTTGA